In the genome of Pseudomonas sp. HS6, one region contains:
- a CDS encoding helix-turn-helix domain-containing protein codes for MNNLESLEEDPICERVAQNLQRLRGKRHLSLDALARQCGVSRAMLAQIESGRSVPSIKVLCKIAKGLKVSVAAFLEHRAFEGVAVLSASQSKRLVSASGAFVSRALFPFDVARQSEFYELRLSPLGEDHSEGHGPGVQENLVVSQGVLEISVNDERYLLSTGDSILFYADQPHRYRNPADSEAVAYLVVTYPERLD; via the coding sequence CTGAACAACCTCGAATCACTGGAAGAAGACCCGATCTGCGAACGTGTCGCGCAGAACCTGCAACGCCTGCGTGGCAAGCGGCACTTGTCACTGGATGCCCTCGCCCGCCAGTGCGGCGTGAGCCGGGCGATGCTGGCGCAGATCGAGTCCGGCCGCAGCGTGCCCTCGATCAAGGTGCTGTGCAAAATCGCCAAGGGTTTGAAAGTGTCGGTGGCAGCGTTTCTGGAACACCGCGCGTTTGAAGGGGTAGCCGTGTTGTCGGCGAGTCAGAGCAAACGGCTGGTGAGTGCCAGCGGTGCGTTCGTCAGTCGGGCGTTGTTTCCGTTCGATGTGGCGCGCCAATCGGAATTCTATGAATTACGCCTGAGCCCCCTGGGCGAGGATCACTCCGAGGGCCACGGCCCCGGCGTTCAGGAGAATCTGGTGGTGTCCCAGGGCGTGCTGGAGATCAGCGTCAACGACGAGCGTTACCTGCTGTCGACCGGAGACTCGATCCTGTTCTACGCCGACCAGCCCCACCGTTATCGCAATCCGGCCGACAGCGAGGCTGTGGCCTATCTAGTCGTGACCTACCCGGAACGTCTGGACTGA
- a CDS encoding NAD(P)-dependent alcohol dehydrogenase produces the protein MSNNTEPTTFTGWAATSAGAPLERYSYDPGPLGDEEVEVAVEYCGVCHSDQSLIDNDWGISQYPFIPGHEVVGRIVRAGPQVRGLEVGQRVGIGWYKSSCMHCSSCIGGSHHLCATAKPTIIGSHGGFADRLRTHWAWALKLPDNLDPALAGPLFCAGSTVFNPLVEFGIKPTDRVGVVGIGGLGHLALRFLNAWGCDVTAFTSSLSKQDEAKRLGAHKVVASTDSDALKAIAGTLDFLLITANANLDWTAMLGTLRGKGRLHFVGIVPDAIPVHVFNLIPQQKSLSASPVGSPATAATMLEFCARHQILPQVEEFPMSKVNEAVEHLRSGKARYRIVLNASK, from the coding sequence GTGAGCAATAACACCGAACCGACGACGTTTACCGGATGGGCCGCCACATCGGCCGGCGCACCACTGGAGCGCTACAGCTACGATCCCGGTCCGCTGGGGGATGAAGAAGTCGAAGTCGCCGTGGAGTATTGCGGCGTCTGTCACTCTGACCAGTCGCTGATCGACAACGACTGGGGCATCAGCCAGTACCCGTTCATTCCTGGTCACGAAGTAGTCGGCCGCATCGTGCGTGCAGGCCCGCAGGTCCGCGGCCTCGAAGTCGGCCAGCGGGTCGGCATCGGCTGGTACAAGAGCAGTTGCATGCATTGTTCGTCCTGCATCGGCGGCTCCCATCACCTTTGCGCCACCGCCAAACCCACGATCATCGGCAGTCACGGCGGTTTTGCCGACCGACTGCGCACTCATTGGGCCTGGGCCCTGAAGCTCCCGGACAACCTCGACCCGGCCCTGGCCGGCCCATTGTTCTGCGCAGGCTCCACGGTATTCAACCCGCTGGTGGAATTTGGCATCAAACCCACTGACCGAGTCGGTGTCGTCGGGATCGGCGGCCTCGGCCACCTGGCGCTGCGCTTTCTCAATGCCTGGGGCTGCGACGTCACGGCGTTCACCTCGTCACTGAGCAAACAAGACGAAGCCAAACGCCTCGGTGCCCACAAGGTCGTTGCCTCCACCGACAGCGATGCATTGAAAGCGATCGCCGGCACACTGGATTTCCTGCTGATCACGGCCAACGCCAACCTCGACTGGACGGCCATGCTCGGCACCCTGCGCGGCAAGGGCCGGCTGCATTTCGTCGGCATCGTGCCTGACGCGATTCCGGTGCACGTCTTCAATCTGATTCCCCAACAGAAGTCTCTGTCTGCTTCACCGGTTGGCTCGCCTGCCACGGCGGCGACCATGCTTGAGTTCTGCGCACGGCATCAGATCCTGCCGCAGGTCGAGGAATTTCCGATGAGCAAGGTCAATGAAGCCGTCGAACATCTGCGCAGCGGCAAGGCGCGCTATCGGATTGTGTTGAACGCCAGCAAATGA
- a CDS encoding substrate-binding domain-containing protein, whose protein sequence is MHGSIKQFARHCLAGALLSALALNAQAKALPGAPAPFDKGQVQIALVGYLFSGDFPEAYLRGVEKQTEALGANLRVFDARQQAASQGEMIDQAADLGVDGIIVQLGLAETLKGPIDRALAKGIKVVAFDVDLNTPQVTQVEQDHHALARLALDQAVKDNGTRFDAGYVYISGFTPMERRDEIWSQVKASNPGIIEKARFGTLNPPIANSVADQASAVLRANPGISVIFAPFDEFAKGAKIAVDEAGLSSKVKIYSADISTADIQIMKEPGSAWAATAAVNPQVAGAISVRSLALLIAGENPGQKVLVPPTLITRQQLLDLDVKNVRDLGQKLPSFGDSANVARAPWIPVAN, encoded by the coding sequence ATGCACGGTTCAATCAAGCAGTTCGCACGTCATTGCCTCGCCGGGGCGTTGCTCTCGGCGCTGGCGCTTAATGCGCAGGCCAAGGCCTTGCCCGGTGCACCGGCGCCGTTCGATAAAGGTCAGGTACAGATCGCGCTGGTGGGCTATCTGTTCTCCGGGGATTTCCCCGAAGCCTACCTGCGCGGCGTCGAGAAACAGACCGAAGCGCTGGGCGCCAATCTGCGCGTGTTTGATGCCCGGCAGCAGGCGGCCAGTCAGGGCGAGATGATCGATCAGGCAGCCGACCTCGGTGTCGATGGCATCATCGTGCAACTGGGCCTGGCGGAAACCCTCAAGGGGCCGATCGACCGGGCCCTGGCCAAAGGCATCAAGGTCGTCGCGTTCGATGTCGACCTGAACACGCCGCAAGTGACTCAGGTCGAACAGGATCACCACGCGCTGGCGCGTCTGGCGCTCGATCAAGCGGTGAAGGACAACGGCACCCGCTTCGACGCCGGGTATGTCTACATCAGCGGCTTCACACCGATGGAGCGGCGCGACGAAATCTGGAGCCAGGTCAAAGCGAGCAATCCGGGGATCATCGAGAAGGCGCGATTCGGCACGCTCAATCCGCCGATTGCCAACTCGGTGGCTGATCAGGCGAGCGCCGTGCTGCGGGCCAATCCGGGAATCAGCGTGATTTTCGCACCGTTCGACGAGTTCGCCAAAGGCGCGAAAATCGCCGTGGACGAGGCCGGTCTGAGCAGCAAGGTGAAGATCTACAGCGCCGACATTTCCACCGCCGATATCCAGATCATGAAAGAACCGGGCAGTGCCTGGGCCGCAACGGCGGCGGTCAATCCGCAAGTCGCCGGTGCGATCAGTGTGCGCAGTCTGGCGCTGCTGATCGCGGGGGAAAATCCGGGGCAAAAGGTGCTGGTTCCACCGACCCTGATCACTCGCCAGCAACTGCTGGATCTGGACGTGAAGAACGTGCGGGATCTGGGGCAGAAACTGCCGTCCTTCGGTGATTCCGCCAATGTGGCGCGGGCACCTTGGATTCCCGTGGCGAACTGA
- a CDS encoding MFS transporter, giving the protein MPFVIYIFTLSAFALGLAEFVPIGLTGVIAQSLGVSVEATGATITAYALGATVAAPIFSALTASWSRKNVMLATALVFSAGSLAAAFASTLTPMLVARFIAGMGHGLFLAVASSTAARLAGPGRAGSAVAVVFGGFTLAMAIGVPISTYLGGVMSWRLVLAAIAVFGAIGFFGLLFGMRDPLPTATSSGSAVDSLKALVNRKLLAGALVTVLGYAGSFVAYTYIAPVLTEVTGTTATTVGVFMLLYGVMAAIGNMLGGKLTDAWGVDRASATLIAGIALVTAGMWAFSGSPVLMGVLVALLGMFSFAAVPALQARLIGIAEQHAPHAHGVAAGLNIAGFNSGIALGSVAGGVTISQVGLSYVGLTGAVVSALGLLLILGQMSTNSSPRYRPVDNA; this is encoded by the coding sequence ATGCCATTTGTCATCTATATCTTCACCCTCAGCGCTTTTGCCCTTGGGCTCGCTGAATTTGTGCCGATCGGCCTGACCGGAGTCATAGCGCAAAGCCTGGGTGTCAGCGTCGAAGCGACCGGCGCGACCATCACTGCGTATGCATTGGGCGCAACCGTTGCCGCACCGATCTTCAGTGCACTGACCGCCAGTTGGTCGCGCAAGAATGTGATGTTGGCTACGGCGCTGGTGTTCAGTGCAGGTAGTCTTGCCGCTGCGTTTGCCAGCACGCTGACACCGATGCTTGTTGCCCGTTTCATCGCCGGCATGGGCCACGGCCTGTTCCTGGCCGTGGCGTCGAGTACGGCTGCGCGCCTGGCGGGCCCCGGTCGGGCAGGCAGCGCCGTCGCCGTTGTATTCGGTGGTTTCACGCTGGCCATGGCCATTGGCGTGCCCATCAGCACGTATCTGGGAGGCGTGATGTCGTGGCGTCTGGTGCTGGCCGCCATCGCGGTATTCGGTGCGATCGGCTTCTTCGGGCTGCTGTTCGGTATGCGCGATCCGCTGCCGACCGCGACCAGCAGCGGTTCGGCAGTCGACAGCCTCAAAGCATTGGTCAACCGCAAACTGCTGGCCGGCGCGCTGGTCACCGTGCTCGGTTACGCGGGTTCGTTTGTTGCCTACACCTACATCGCTCCAGTGCTGACTGAGGTCACCGGCACCACCGCCACCACCGTCGGCGTGTTCATGTTGCTGTACGGCGTGATGGCCGCCATTGGCAACATGCTCGGCGGCAAGCTCACCGATGCCTGGGGCGTTGACCGTGCCAGCGCCACGCTGATCGCCGGGATCGCACTGGTCACCGCCGGCATGTGGGCGTTCTCCGGTTCGCCAGTGCTGATGGGAGTGTTGGTGGCTTTGCTCGGGATGTTCAGCTTCGCCGCTGTGCCGGCCTTGCAAGCACGACTGATCGGGATTGCCGAACAGCACGCACCTCATGCCCACGGCGTCGCCGCAGGCTTGAACATTGCCGGTTTCAACTCCGGGATTGCCCTCGGCTCGGTGGCCGGTGGCGTGACCATCAGCCAGGTCGGACTGAGCTACGTCGGCCTTACCGGTGCAGTGGTTTCGGCACTCGGTCTGCTGCTGATTCTCGGCCAGATGTCGACGAACTCCTCGCCGCGTTATCGCCCAGTCGATAACGCCTGA
- a CDS encoding LysR family transcriptional regulator has protein sequence MSHLTHLRTFLEAYRAKSFSKAAEQLGITQPAASMHVQAVEALVGKPLFHRMPRGVEPTEAADELARSVAPFLDGLENKIASLRPGRLKGGTIHLVGPSDFIHSQVAARLAPLMDEGFLLRFHTGAKKRIYEMLESKHIDFAITASLPDEQTHGFAHLLTERMLLVYAPSLLDRLGKHPTQEQLTQVPLIAFDEDLALVRPLWSSMFQIAPQLQAALTIPDLRIIKDLVLGGHGWTVLPDYQCVEAIADGRLISPTAPGEAPVNVLYLVWRKNALQSPSLVYVRDYLLSAFSSSA, from the coding sequence ATGAGCCACCTCACTCACCTGCGAACCTTCCTCGAAGCCTACCGCGCCAAATCCTTTTCCAAAGCCGCCGAGCAGCTGGGCATCACCCAGCCCGCGGCTTCGATGCATGTCCAGGCCGTGGAAGCATTGGTGGGCAAACCGCTGTTCCACCGCATGCCGAGAGGCGTCGAACCGACCGAGGCCGCCGATGAACTGGCCCGCTCGGTCGCGCCTTTTCTGGACGGTCTGGAAAACAAGATCGCCTCGCTGCGCCCCGGGCGGCTCAAAGGCGGCACGATTCATCTGGTCGGGCCTTCGGACTTCATTCACTCGCAGGTCGCCGCCCGGCTGGCGCCGCTGATGGATGAGGGTTTCCTGCTGCGCTTTCACACCGGCGCGAAAAAACGCATCTACGAGATGCTCGAATCAAAGCACATCGATTTTGCGATCACCGCCTCCCTGCCCGACGAGCAGACCCACGGTTTTGCCCATCTGCTGACCGAACGCATGCTGCTGGTCTACGCACCCAGCCTGCTGGATCGACTGGGGAAACACCCGACTCAAGAACAACTGACCCAGGTGCCGCTGATTGCCTTCGACGAAGACCTGGCCCTGGTGCGTCCGCTGTGGTCGTCAATGTTCCAGATCGCCCCGCAACTGCAAGCGGCGCTGACCATTCCGGACCTGCGGATCATCAAGGACCTGGTGCTCGGCGGCCACGGTTGGACGGTCCTGCCGGATTATCAATGTGTCGAGGCGATTGCCGACGGCCGATTGATATCCCCAACCGCGCCCGGCGAAGCCCCCGTCAACGTGCTGTATCTAGTGTGGCGCAAGAACGCGTTGCAGAGTCCGAGCCTGGTGTATGTACGCGATTATCTGCTGAGTGCGTTCTCCTCCAGCGCCTGA
- a CDS encoding sulfite oxidase-like oxidoreductase, which yields MHDKAARLRKSRSPKADVALGERLPRGQVLTERFPILHEGEVPTYDLATWSLRLFGTLANPVELTYADLQALPQRELRCDIHCVTRWSKFDTRWSGVHLQDLLQALDIRPTSSFVMAHADHDYQTNLHLDDLLHPDSLLATHYDGQPLTAQHGWPLRLVVAGRYFWKSAKWLRGLEFTDQEQPGFWERNGFHLHADPFIEQRFSGDALDIAEDAWREKDFD from the coding sequence ATGCACGACAAGGCTGCGCGTCTGCGCAAAAGCCGTTCGCCGAAAGCCGATGTGGCGCTGGGCGAACGGCTGCCTCGGGGGCAGGTGCTGACGGAGCGTTTCCCGATCCTGCACGAGGGCGAGGTGCCGACGTATGACCTGGCGACGTGGTCGCTGCGCCTGTTCGGCACCTTGGCTAACCCGGTCGAGTTGACTTACGCCGATCTGCAGGCGCTGCCGCAACGAGAGCTGCGGTGTGACATCCATTGCGTCACCCGTTGGTCGAAGTTCGACACCCGCTGGAGCGGGGTGCACCTGCAGGACCTGTTGCAGGCGCTGGACATTCGTCCGACCTCGTCCTTCGTCATGGCCCACGCCGATCACGATTACCAGACCAATCTGCACCTCGATGACCTGCTGCACCCGGACAGCCTGCTGGCCACCCATTACGACGGTCAGCCGCTGACTGCGCAACATGGTTGGCCGCTACGTCTGGTGGTGGCGGGGCGGTACTTCTGGAAGAGCGCGAAATGGCTGCGCGGGCTCGAATTCACCGATCAGGAACAACCGGGCTTCTGGGAGCGCAACGGCTTTCATTTGCACGCCGATCCTTTCATTGAGCAGCGTTTCAGCGGCGATGCGCTGGACATTGCCGAAGATGCCTGGCGGGAAAAGGATTTCGACTGA
- a CDS encoding ABC transporter permease codes for MPDSSSLLSSAPVTSERFVQALIRYGLLWVLALIVVFFSVAEPAFLRVGNLFSILQSVSIVALLALGVTLTMAVGGLDLSIGAVAAMSLMIASYVMVVLGWGAVSAVLISLAGGALVGLLNGWLIVKMRVPDILATLGSMFLVIGVQLIPTGGRSIAVGMTLPNGDEAEGAFSALFLAFGRGRLWDLVPIPVVITTVVAVAVWLFLERTRIGRLFYAIGGNEQAARLAGAPVQRFKLLAYVLSALLASLGGLLLAARLGRGDVSSGNGLVLDALGAALIGFAVLGAKKPNAFGTLVGALLVASLLNGLTMLNAPYYAQDFVKGLVLVLALMFTFGLAHRAR; via the coding sequence GTGCCTGATTCGAGTTCCCTGTTGTCCTCCGCCCCAGTGACGTCCGAGCGTTTTGTGCAAGCGCTGATCCGCTACGGCCTGCTGTGGGTGCTGGCATTGATCGTGGTGTTTTTCAGTGTCGCGGAACCGGCGTTTCTGCGGGTCGGCAACCTGTTCAGCATCTTGCAGTCGGTGTCGATTGTCGCGCTGCTGGCGCTCGGCGTGACCCTGACCATGGCGGTCGGCGGGTTGGATCTGTCGATCGGCGCGGTGGCGGCCATGAGCCTGATGATCGCCAGTTACGTGATGGTGGTGCTCGGTTGGGGCGCGGTGTCGGCGGTGCTGATCAGTCTGGCCGGTGGCGCATTGGTCGGGCTGCTCAACGGCTGGCTGATCGTGAAGATGCGCGTGCCGGACATTCTCGCGACGCTCGGCAGCATGTTCCTGGTGATTGGCGTGCAGTTGATCCCCACGGGCGGACGCTCGATTGCGGTGGGCATGACCCTGCCCAATGGCGATGAAGCCGAAGGCGCGTTCAGTGCGCTGTTTCTTGCGTTTGGGCGCGGGCGGCTGTGGGACCTCGTGCCGATTCCGGTGGTGATCACGACGGTGGTCGCGGTGGCGGTGTGGCTGTTTCTCGAACGCACGCGCATCGGCCGGTTGTTCTATGCGATTGGCGGCAACGAGCAGGCGGCGCGTCTGGCCGGTGCCCCGGTGCAGCGCTTCAAGTTGCTGGCTTATGTGCTTTCGGCGCTGCTGGCCTCGCTCGGCGGATTGTTGTTGGCGGCGCGGTTGGGGCGCGGTGACGTCAGCTCCGGCAACGGTCTGGTGCTCGATGCGCTGGGCGCCGCGCTGATCGGTTTTGCCGTGCTCGGGGCGAAGAAGCCCAACGCGTTCGGCACGCTGGTCGGTGCGCTGCTAGTGGCTTCGTTGCTCAATGGCCTGACCATGCTCAACGCGCCGTATTACGCACAGGATTTCGTCAAGGGACTGGTGCTGGTGCTGGCCCTGATGTTCACCTTCGGCCTCGCGCATCGGGCGCGCTGA
- a CDS encoding APC family permease codes for MTQTNGPKRHLPVFQALLITLGMVITTDILKTAPTVALNVGPEHFYWVWVLGGLASMAGALCFAEMATAFPHPGGDYHFLRTAYGERMGFLFAWSRFSVMHTGWIALSAFMFADYFNAVFPLGQYGSGLFAGAIIAALVLLNLTGKHIGFITQTVLVGLLAVGFLSIASAGVWLVWQGVEPLAPSAPVTPEHTGAAGFSAAMIFVFLAFGGWSDAATLSAEVRDGRRGIFIAMLGALTVLMAIYLALNWAFVQGLGFEGLAASNAPAVELLNRAFGAPGVMLILLMVGIAAIATINSTLLVGARTTYAAARDVPQLRRFGEWDERDGVPRKALLAEGAVALLLVLFGSFTQSGFNTMVEYLTPVYWLFLSLSSLALIILRKRFPNVPRPVRVPLYPILPLLFFGLCVYMLYSSVTVVGLGAFLGIGVLVVGALLLAAVNHLTPGPHPSPLPEGEGADRSVLRDTST; via the coding sequence ATGACTCAAACCAATGGCCCCAAGCGGCATCTGCCGGTGTTCCAGGCATTGCTGATCACGCTGGGCATGGTCATCACCACCGATATTCTCAAAACCGCGCCGACCGTTGCCTTGAACGTCGGGCCGGAACATTTCTATTGGGTCTGGGTCCTCGGCGGATTGGCGTCGATGGCCGGGGCCTTGTGCTTCGCCGAGATGGCCACCGCGTTTCCGCACCCGGGCGGTGACTATCATTTCCTGCGCACCGCGTATGGCGAGCGCATGGGTTTCCTGTTCGCCTGGTCGCGCTTCTCGGTGATGCACACGGGGTGGATCGCGTTGTCGGCGTTCATGTTCGCCGATTATTTCAACGCGGTTTTTCCGCTGGGACAGTACGGGTCGGGGCTGTTTGCCGGCGCGATCATTGCCGCACTGGTGCTGCTGAATCTGACGGGCAAGCACATCGGTTTCATCACCCAGACCGTGCTGGTCGGGCTGCTTGCCGTGGGCTTTCTGAGCATTGCCAGCGCCGGCGTGTGGCTGGTGTGGCAGGGCGTCGAACCGCTTGCGCCGAGTGCGCCGGTCACGCCTGAGCACACGGGTGCGGCAGGATTTTCTGCCGCGATGATCTTCGTGTTTCTGGCCTTCGGCGGCTGGAGTGATGCGGCGACGCTGTCCGCCGAAGTGCGCGATGGCCGGCGCGGAATCTTCATCGCCATGCTGGGTGCGCTGACGGTGTTGATGGCGATCTATCTGGCGTTGAACTGGGCATTCGTTCAAGGCCTGGGGTTTGAAGGTCTGGCCGCGAGCAACGCGCCGGCGGTGGAATTGTTGAACCGTGCGTTCGGTGCGCCGGGGGTGATGCTGATCCTGTTGATGGTCGGCATCGCGGCCATCGCCACTATCAATTCAACGCTGTTGGTCGGTGCCCGCACCACCTACGCCGCCGCCCGGGACGTGCCGCAACTGCGTCGCTTCGGTGAGTGGGACGAACGCGACGGCGTACCGCGCAAGGCCTTGCTGGCCGAGGGCGCGGTGGCGTTGTTGTTGGTGTTGTTTGGCAGTTTTACTCAGAGTGGCTTCAACACCATGGTTGAGTACCTGACGCCGGTGTATTGGTTGTTTTTGAGTTTGAGCAGTCTGGCTTTGATTATCCTGCGCAAGCGCTTTCCGAACGTGCCACGGCCGGTCAGGGTGCCGCTTTATCCGATTTTGCCGCTGCTGTTTTTTGGGTTGTGCGTTTACATGCTGTATTCCAGTGTGACGGTGGTGGGGTTGGGGGCGTTTTTGGGGATTGGGGTGTTGGTGGTTGGGGCGCTGTTGCTGGCTGCGGTGAATCATCTGACGCCAGGCCCTCACCCCAGCCCTCTCCCGGAGGGAGAGGGGGCCGACCGAAGTGTCTTGCGAGATACATCGACCTGA
- a CDS encoding TonB-dependent siderophore receptor, with product MIHRSRSLLAIAVVSAIWQLPAQAEETSTRADDDTRLGTVLVTGTRGTARTVLDSPVPVDVLTAEDLKTAGASDGELGQALQTLLPSFSFPRQSNSGGADHVRAAQLRGMSPDQVLVLVNGKRRHTSAVVNDSSKIGRGTAPVDFNSIPISAIKRIEVLRDGAGAQYGSDAIAGVINIILDDAPEGGEVSTSYGAYHTHQDAIGKTTTDGQNSVTTAKIGTRLGEEGGFIRGGTEYKNRNPTNRAGYDGFADTPNQRNYVMGDGIARDVNLWFNSELPLAGGKAYSFGTYNQRHTTGAEFYRYPSEQPQFYPNGYLPQSIGDNKDISATAGFKGLIGDDWDFDSSVTHGRNRFDGATRRTLNVSLGEDSPTRFDTGDYELRQTTANLDFSRELRLGGRSFVLALGSEYRYENYLTYAGDEASYIGSGADGANGLRPSEESDLDRNVFGTYAELSGDLTDRFFVDAATRWEHYDAAGSKLTGKLSGRYKLTEQWALRGAVSNNFRAPSLAQSGFQSTTSNFGDGGTLTDIRVLSVNDPIARALGAQKLDPETSKNYSLGLTFQLNERFDASLDVFRIDVKDRITLSQRIGSDALESYINDNFGVAGVHDVNFFTNAADTSTHGAELVLNYHQPFYEGQLGLTTAYTYNHTKVTSTKGTPSQLTALGIGNDALVGVEETNTLTDAAPKDRFVFSANWASEHWGLLGRLTRQGETTRVFDFGDSQPEQTYGAVWQLDAEVTYKFTPKFSIALGGNNLTDNYPERSGSAINYGGNLPYDVLSPIGTNGAYYYATATYGF from the coding sequence ATGATTCACCGTTCGCGTTCATTACTCGCCATCGCTGTTGTCAGTGCAATCTGGCAACTTCCTGCGCAAGCTGAAGAGACTTCCACGCGCGCCGACGATGACACACGGCTGGGTACCGTGCTGGTCACCGGCACCCGTGGCACCGCCCGCACAGTGCTGGATTCGCCGGTGCCGGTGGATGTGCTGACTGCCGAAGACCTGAAAACTGCCGGCGCCAGTGATGGCGAACTCGGCCAGGCGTTGCAGACGCTGTTGCCGTCGTTCAGTTTTCCGCGCCAGTCCAACTCCGGCGGTGCCGACCATGTGCGTGCTGCGCAGCTGCGTGGCATGAGCCCGGACCAGGTGCTGGTGCTGGTCAACGGCAAGCGCCGACACACGTCGGCGGTGGTCAACGACTCGTCGAAAATCGGCCGCGGCACGGCGCCGGTGGATTTCAACTCGATCCCGATCAGCGCAATCAAACGCATCGAAGTGCTGCGTGACGGCGCGGGTGCGCAGTACGGCTCCGACGCGATTGCCGGGGTGATCAACATCATCCTCGACGACGCCCCCGAGGGCGGTGAAGTGTCCACCAGCTACGGCGCCTACCACACCCATCAGGACGCCATTGGTAAAACCACCACAGACGGCCAGAACAGTGTGACCACAGCCAAGATCGGCACGCGACTGGGTGAGGAGGGCGGCTTCATTCGTGGCGGTACCGAGTACAAGAATCGCAACCCGACCAACCGCGCCGGTTACGACGGTTTTGCCGACACGCCGAACCAGCGCAACTACGTGATGGGCGACGGTATCGCGCGGGACGTGAACCTCTGGTTCAACAGCGAATTGCCGCTGGCCGGCGGTAAGGCCTATTCGTTTGGCACCTACAACCAGCGGCACACCACGGGCGCCGAGTTTTATCGCTATCCGTCCGAGCAGCCGCAGTTCTACCCCAACGGTTATTTGCCGCAGTCGATCGGCGACAACAAGGACATCTCCGCGACGGCCGGTTTCAAAGGCCTGATCGGTGACGACTGGGATTTCGACAGCAGCGTCACCCACGGTCGCAACCGTTTCGACGGGGCCACCCGGCGCACCCTCAACGTCAGCCTCGGCGAGGACTCGCCGACCCGATTCGACACCGGCGACTACGAGTTGCGCCAGACCACCGCCAACCTCGATTTCAGCCGTGAACTGCGGCTGGGCGGACGCTCCTTCGTCCTTGCGCTCGGCAGTGAATACCGCTACGAAAACTACCTGACTTACGCCGGTGACGAGGCCTCTTACATCGGCTCCGGCGCGGACGGCGCCAACGGTTTGCGCCCGAGTGAAGAGTCGGACCTGGACCGCAACGTGTTCGGCACTTACGCCGAGTTGTCCGGTGATCTCACCGACCGTTTCTTCGTCGACGCTGCCACACGCTGGGAACATTACGACGCCGCCGGCAGCAAGCTCACCGGCAAGCTCAGCGGTCGCTACAAGTTGACTGAGCAGTGGGCGTTGCGCGGCGCGGTATCGAACAACTTCCGCGCGCCCTCGCTGGCGCAAAGTGGCTTCCAGAGCACCACCAGCAACTTCGGCGACGGCGGCACGCTCACCGACATTCGCGTGCTGTCGGTCAACGACCCGATCGCCCGTGCTCTCGGTGCGCAGAAGCTCGATCCGGAAACTTCGAAGAACTACAGCCTCGGCCTGACGTTCCAGTTGAACGAACGCTTTGACGCCTCGCTCGACGTTTTCCGCATCGACGTCAAGGATCGCATCACGCTGTCGCAACGCATCGGCAGTGACGCGCTGGAAAGCTACATCAATGACAACTTCGGCGTGGCGGGCGTACACGATGTCAACTTCTTCACCAACGCCGCCGACACCAGCACCCACGGCGCGGAACTGGTGCTCAACTATCACCAGCCGTTCTACGAAGGGCAACTGGGCCTGACCACCGCGTACACCTACAACCACACCAAAGTCACCAGCACCAAAGGCACGCCGTCGCAACTGACCGCGCTGGGGATCGGCAACGATGCGCTGGTCGGCGTCGAGGAAACCAACACCCTCACCGATGCGGCGCCGAAGGATCGCTTCGTGTTTTCCGCCAACTGGGCCAGCGAACACTGGGGCCTTCTCGGCCGTCTGACTCGTCAGGGCGAGACCACCCGGGTGTTCGATTTCGGTGACTCTCAGCCTGAGCAAACCTACGGCGCGGTGTGGCAACTGGATGCCGAGGTGACCTACAAGTTCACCCCGAAATTCAGCATCGCCCTGGGCGGCAACAACCTGACCGACAACTACCCGGAACGCTCCGGCTCGGCCATCAACTACGGCGGCAACCTGCCGTACGACGTACTCTCGCCGATCGGCACCAACGGCGCGTACTACTACGCCACCGCCACCTACGGCTTCTGA
- a CDS encoding DUF3574 domain-containing protein: MPQRFLMAALFLAIAGCASPPPVSVHTKDPASSTLQGDATRPAQAQWVRTELYFSVGPIDGKEGVVSPARWREFLDQEVTTRFPDGFSVFDAYGQWKDHDAKVPERLATKVIVILHESGPKRESDIEAIRLAYKRITGDLSVLRLSQPAVVSF; the protein is encoded by the coding sequence ATGCCGCAACGTTTCCTGATGGCCGCACTGTTCCTGGCGATCGCCGGTTGTGCCAGCCCTCCTCCTGTTTCCGTGCATACCAAAGATCCCGCGAGTTCAACCTTGCAAGGCGATGCCACACGTCCGGCGCAGGCGCAGTGGGTTCGCACCGAGTTGTACTTCTCGGTGGGGCCGATTGACGGCAAGGAAGGTGTGGTGAGCCCGGCGCGCTGGCGCGAGTTTCTCGATCAGGAAGTGACGACGCGGTTCCCGGACGGGTTCAGCGTGTTCGATGCGTATGGGCAGTGGAAAGACCACGACGCGAAAGTGCCGGAGCGACTGGCGACCAAGGTGATTGTGATCCTGCACGAAAGTGGGCCGAAACGTGAGAGCGACATCGAGGCGATTCGTTTGGCTTACAAGCGGATTACGGGGGATTTGTCGGTGCTTCGTTTGTCTCAGCCGGCTGTGGTGTCCTTTTGA